From a region of the Falco peregrinus isolate bFalPer1 chromosome 5, bFalPer1.pri, whole genome shotgun sequence genome:
- the MPRIP gene encoding myosin phosphatase Rho-interacting protein isoform X5: MAAKDNPCRKFQANIFNKSKCQNCFKPRESHLLNDEDLNQAKPIYGGWLLLAPEGTDFDNPVHRSRKWQRRFFILYEHGLLRYALDEMPTTLPQGTINMNQCTDVVDGESRTGQKFSLCILTPEKEHFIRAENKEIISGWLEMLIVYPRTNKQNQKKKRKVEPPTPQEPGPAKMAVTSSNIPSAEKVPATKSTLWQEEMRGKDQADGSSSISPAQSPVQGQAGAASSLKDPVLDSKEDESSMNGERIDCGRKTRVESGYFSLEKTKQDSKLEEQQLPPPPSPPSPSTPNNRRSQVIEKFEALDIENAEHMETNVSAGAGLSSETRQGRSEKRVFPRKRDFACEGAAVGAILDVSASPLSPHRRAKSLDRRSTESSMTPDLLNFKKGWLTKQYEDGQWKKHWFVLTDQSLRYYRDSVAEEAADLDGEIDLSTCYDVTEYPVQRNYGFQIHTKEGEFTLSAMTSGIRRNWIQTIMKHVRPTTAPDVTSSLPEEKSKTSSSFETGPKPSEKPDAEQAELDPEQKRSRARERRREGRSKTFDWAEFRPIQQALVQERANAADSSSSGSAAFPRDTGATDADPGELERERARRREERRKRFEMIDTVDGAGSEEALRMEVDRILPVPADIKLQNVHVEIEQRWHQVETTPLREEKQIPITPLHLAHAEDRDEGLTKQHLTTLLEKELEQKQKEALELLEQNRHLQDQLKVALGREQSAREGYVLQTEVAASPSGAWQRLHKVNQDLQSELEAQCQRQELINQQIQSLKRSYAEAKDVIRHHEAEIQSLQARLSNAAAELSIKEQTLAKLKSDLRSEKEKAKEQLEEWQHSEATLSSQLKASEQKLKSAEALLLEKTQELRDLEMQQALQRDHQKEVQRLQDRIADLSRQLNASEQARILMEEKLQKNYEALLESCEREKQVLIRSLKEVEDKANEYENQLQNSEQQMEILQKEKLSAKFEGSELVHQLEEQLVMKEASIQKLAEHIKELERERDQIKCRFHELMNQVAESDNEVAKLQAKLKMEETNYHNLEQSFEEVSDQFQGVQEVLKEKEEELRHVKEMHLRIVEKKDQDLSEALVKMVALDSSLEETKVKLKAKEEALKKLAGVGTGLCAEEVEDLGPSLEADESHPSQPGQTLQTQDVLPALSYALKEEDDEVLQTSQRQAEEFGSPSKAVELQDQEFVQKALAKPDVGIMGAKRQRIRFSSIQCQKYIHPDGSEKNWTSSTSSDTSQDRSLSEESMSSEPALGYPSSGTSDSETYLSIIHSLETKLYITEEKLKDVTMKLESQHGHNQETLIALHHQWASTESQLREQLQTSLSQVSSLISQLESERQEKFKLIENHVSELGSFQMKNDQALTCLEKCREQLRSLPESDKEKEGDLFLVTLSSMETTLSNAIYALRGAPVPSEYQQSDSLITEGSTPEGVFLGEEERVSKEHVPKEQRAEMFDASQLRWLSERVAFEASLINQIAESLKNASSEISQLLREMQGTAEVVLLEPANVSHTAVDLASVLSKKLLLEGEFWSQVEELRAHLSTREGETEGKTETTGLGPSPCFLSAVADATLVKAELGFVAQKMRESFHQRLKTIEEDLHNTKTALQQHKCMLEEIIKAYRTPDFDGVMHQISEALEIQKDASERAQISWDGSCLQMVPCQELAKVEEIGSLPECSSKALVSIQEDLAQQLKDKANVLKEISVALLSLPPEEAMRDCQKLLKISESLSYHSCMGDLERYSSLLVHDAVVQAQVCYAACKVRLEYEREMKSYKESLQSMDALCQERVKTVSLLRDEYEDLLRKQQGEYGEVIAMLERENADLKAKVSQLDSQRRLLEEEEHKHSKSLSELQGRYEEEIRNVIEQLNRTEDALKAERTESLNQLDAIVRDKQNMEQYHLEQMQMLEDKFQAKIKELQVIHGEELQALQEHYSQNLQRLQETLDEYQRQHPEASPTAGPGGGDPWVAGEAGGTGQGPDSELDSMHGLRERIQELEAQMNVMRDELENKHLEGNASTLREKYQKDFENLKATCERGFAAMEETHQKKIEDLQRQHQRELEKLREEKDRLLAEETAATISAIEAMKNAHREELERELEKSQRSQISSVNADIEALRRQYLEELQSVQRELEVLSEQYSQKCLENAHLAQALEAERQALRQCQRENQELNAHNQELNNRLAAEITRLRTLLTGEGGGEAAGSPLTQGKDAYELEVLLRVKESEIQYLKQEISSLKDELQTALRDKKYASDKYKDIYTELSIVKAKADCDISRLKEQLKAATEAQGEKSPVNTTVSGYDIMKSKSNPDFLKKDRSSVSRQLRNIRSKSLKEGLTVQERLKLFESRDLKKD, encoded by the exons atggCTGGAGATGCTGATAGTCTATCCGAGGACAAACAAGCAGAAccagaagaagaagaggaaggtaGAGCCCCCAACTCCCCAG GAACCTGGTCCTGCTAAGATGGCCGTGACCAGCAGCAACATCCCCAGTGCAGAGAAGGTCCCTGCCACCAAGTCCACGCTTTGGCAGGAAGAAATGAGGGGCAAAGACCAAGCGGACGGGAGCAGCAGCATCAGCCCAGCGCAGAGCCCTGtgcaaggccaggctggggctgccagctccctgaAGGATCCCGTGCTGGACAGCAAGGAAG ACGAGAGCTCCATGAATGGAGAGCGGATAGACTGTGGGCGGAAGACGCGTGTTGAGAGCGGGTACTTTTCCTTGGAGAAGACCAAGCAAGACTCGaagctggaagagcagcagctgccgcCCCCACCaagcccacccagccccagcaccccaaacAACAG GCGATCCCAGGTAATTGAAAAATTTGAGGCATTAGATATTGAGAACGCGGAGCACATGGAAACGAATGTGTCGGCCGGGGCTGGCCTTTCCAGCGAGACGCGGCAGGGCAGGAGCGAGAAGAGGGTTTTCCCACGGAAACGG GACTTCGCTTGCGAAGGTGCAGCTGTGGGCGCCATCCTGGATGTGTCTGCATCTCCTCTGTCCCCGCATCGCCGGGCAAAGTCACTGGACAGAAGGTCCACAGAGTCCTCTATGACG CCCGACCTGCTGAACTTCAAGAAGGGCTGGTTGACAAAGCAGTACGAGGACGGACAG TGGAAGAAGCACTGGTTTGTGCTGACTGACCAGAGCCTGAGATACTACCGGGATTCCGTGGCAGAGGAG gcagctgacCTGGATGGAGAAATTGATTTATCCACATGCTACGATGTTACCGAGTACCCGGTTCAGCGAAACTACGGCTTCCAGATCCAC ACGAAGGAAGGGGAGTTCACCCTCTCCGCCATGACATCGGGCATTCGTCGCAACTGGATCCAGACCATCATGAAGCACGTCCGCCCCACCACTGCTCCTGATGTAACAAG CTCCCTGCCGgaagagaaaagtaaaacaagCTCTTCCTTCGAGACTGGTCCAAAGCCGAGCGAGAAGCCAGACGCAGAGCAAGCTGAGCTGGACCCGGAGCAGAAGCGGAGCCGTGCCCGCGAGCGCCGGCGAGAAGGACGGTCCAAGACCTTTGACTGGGCTGAGTTTCGCCCCATCCAGCAAGCCCTGGTGCAGGAGCGTGCAAACGCTGCAGACTCCTCCAGTAGCGGCTCTGCCGCCTTCCCCAGGGACACTGGTGCCACCGACGCCGACCCGGGAGAGCTGGAGCGGGAGCGGGCCCGGCGGCGTGAGGAGAGGCGCAAGCGCTTTGAGATGATCGATACTGTGGACGGGGCAGGGTCAGAAGAGGCACTAAGGATGGAGGTGGACCGGATCCTGCCCGTCCCAGCAGACATCAAACTGCAGAATGTCCACGTAGAGATTGAGCAGCGCTGGCACCAGGTGGAGACCACCCCGCTGCGGGAGGAGAAGCAGATCCCCATCACACCCCTGCACCTCGCCCACGCTGAAGACCGGGACGAGGGGCTGACAAAGCAGCACTTGACCACACTGTTGGAGAAGGAG ctggagcagaagcagaaggaggCCCTGGAGCTCCTGGAGCAGAACCGGCACCTGCAGGACCAGCTGAAAGTGGCACTGGGACGGGAGCAGAGCGCCCGGGAGGGCTACGTGTTGCAG ACCGAGGTGGCCGCCTCGCCATCAGGTGCCTGGCAGAGGCTCCATAAAGTCAACCAAGACCTCCAAAGCGAGCTGGAAGCCCAATGCCAGCGTCAAGAGCTGATCAATCAGCAGATTCAGTCGCTGAAGCGCAGCTATGCCGAGGCCAAGGACGTGATCCGGCACCACGAAGCCGAGATTCAGAGCCTGCAGGCGAGGCTCAGTAATGCGGCGGCCGAGCTCTCCATCAAGGAGCAGACCCTGGCCAAGCTCAAGAGCGACTTGAGGAGCGAGAAGGAGAAAGCCaaagagcagctggaggagtGGCAGCACAGCGAGGCCACGCTTAGCTCCCAGCTGAAGGCCAGCGAGCAGAAGCTGAAGAGCGCAGAGGCTCTCCTCCTGGAGAAGACCCAGGAGCTGCGGGACCTGGAGATGCAGCAGGCTTTGCAAAGGGACCACCAGAAGGAGGTCCAGCGGCTCCAAGACAGGATCGCGGACCTGAGCAGGCAGCTGAATGCTAGTGAGCAAGCGCGGATCCTCAtggaggagaagctgcagaagaatTACGAGGCTCTGCTGGAGAGCTGTGAGAGGGAAAAGCAGGTTTTAATACGGAGTCTGAAGGAGGTGGAGGATAAGGCCAACGAGTACGAGAACCAGCTGCAAAACAGCGAGCAGCAAATGGAGATTCTGCAGAAGGAGAAACTGAGTGCAAAATTTGAAGGCAGTGAGCTCGTCCaccagctggaggagcagctggtgATGAAGGAGGCCAGCATCCAGAAACTCGCAGAGCACATCAAGGAGcttgaaagagagagagatcagATCAAATGTCGGTTCCATGAGCTCATGAATCAGGTTGCCGAGTCAGATAATGAAGTTGCGAAGCTGCAAGCCAAGTTGAAGATGGAAGAGACCAACTACCACAATCTGGAGCAATCGTTCGAGGAGGTGTCGGATCAGTTCCAGGGTGTGCAGGAggtgctgaaagaaaaagaagaagagcTGAGACACGTTAAGGAAATGCACTTGAGAATTGTGGAGAAGAAAGATCAAGATCTCAGTGAGGCTTTGGTTAAAATGGTTGCTTTAGATAGCAGTTTAGAGGAGACTAAAGTAAAGCTAAAGGCCAAGGAGGAGGCTTTAAAGAAATTAGCTGGTGTAGGCACAGGTCTGTGTGCTGAGGAGGTGGAAGACCTTGGCCCCAGTCTTGAGGCTGACGAAAGTCATCCATCCCAACCAGGGCAGACCCTGCAAACTCAGGATGTCCTCCCAGCTCTGAGTTACGCACTGAAGGAGGAGGACGATGAGGTTCTCCAGACCAGCCAGAGGCAAGCGGAGGAGTTTGGCTCGCCGTCCAAAGCTGTAGAGCTCCAGGACCAAGAGTTCGTTCAGAAAGCCTTAGCAAAGCCTGATGTAGGAATCATGGGGGCCAAGAGGCAAAGAATCCGTTTCTCAAGCATCCAGTGCCAAAAGTACATCCACCCAGACGGATCGGAGAAAAACTGGACGAGCAGTACCTCTTCGGACACAAGCCAAGACAGATCGCTGTCTGAAGAAAGCATGTCATCAGAGCCAGCTCTTGGTTACCCATCATCAGGAACGAGCGACTCTGAGACCTATCTCTCCATCATCCATTCCCTGGAAACCAAACTTTATATTACAGAGGAAAAACTCAAAGATGTAACGATGAAGCTGGAAAGCCAGCACGGCCATAATCAGGAGACACTCATCGCCCTTCACCATCAGTGGGCCAGCACAGAGTCTCAGCTGCGGGAACAACTTCAGACCAGCTTATCCCAAGTCAGTTCTTTGATCTCACAGCTGGAGAGTGAGAGGCAGGAAAAGTTCAAGCTCATAGAAAATCATGTCAGCGAGCTGGGaagtttccaaatgaaaaatgatCAAGCGCTGACTTGCTTAGAGAAGTGTAGGGAGCAACTAAGATCTTTGCCCGAATCAGACAAGGAAAAAGAGGGCGATTTGTTCCTCGTTACTCTGTCCAGCATGGAAACAACCTTATCAAACGCAATCTACGCCTTGAGAGGGGCGCCAGTCCCATCGGAGTATCAGCAGAGCGATAGCCTTATCACGGAAGGCTCCACTCCAGAAGGAGTTTTTTTGGGAGAAGAGGAGCGTGTCTCCAAGGAGCATGTCCCCAAGGAGCAGCGAGCGGAGATGTTTGACGCCAGCCAGCTGAGATGGCTTTCCGAGAGAGTGGCATTTGAGGCCTCTCTCATCAACCAAATAGCGGAGTCTTTGAAAAATGCAAGCTCTGAGATATCTCAGCTTCTGAGAGAGATGCAGGGAACGGCTGAGGTGGTTCTGTTGGAGCCAGCAAATGTTTCTCATACAGCCGTTGATTTGGCCAGCGTCCTATCtaagaagctgctgctggaaggggaGTTCTGGAGCCAGGTGGAGGAGCTGAGAGCCCACTTGAGCACCAGAGAAGGAGAAACTGAgggcaaaacagaaacaacaggTTTGGGCCCTTCTCCGTGTTTTCTCAGTGCTGTAGCAGATGCCACATTGGTCAAGGCAGAACTCGGGTTTGTTgcacagaaaatgagagaatCTTTTCATCAGAGATTAAAAACAATCGAAGAAGACCTCCATAATACCAAAACGGCTCTCCAGCAGCATAAGTGCATGTTGGAGGAGATCATCAAAGCGTACAGGACTCCTGATTTTGACGGAGTTATGCACCAGATTTCTGAAGCACTTGAAATTCAAAAAGATGCTTCAGAAAGAGCCCAAATCTCCTGGGACGGGAGCTGTCTCCAAATGGTGCCGTGTCAGGAACTAGCCAAGGTGGAGGAGATCGGCAGCCTGCCAGAGTGCAGTAGCAAAGCTCTTGTTTCCATTCAGGAAGATCTCGCCCAACAACTAAAGGACAAAGCGAATGTTCTGAAGGAGATCTCTGTTGCCTTACTCTCTCTGCCTCCCGAGGAGGCAATGAGAGACTGTCAGAAGCTCCTGAAGATATCCGAGAGTCTTTCCTATCATTCGTGCATGGGAGACCTTGAACGGTATTCCTCTTTGTTAGTCCATGATGCAGTTGTTCAGGCTCAGGTTTGTTACGCCGCTTGCAAAGTGCGGCTGGAGTACGAGAGAGAGATGAAGTCCTACAAGGAGTCCTTACAGAGCATGGATGCGCTCTGCCAGGAGCGTGTGAAAACAGTCTCTCTCCTTCGGGATGAGTATGAGGACTTGCTCCGAAAGCAGCAGGGTGAGTACGGCGAGGTGATCGCCATGCTGGAAAGGGAGAACGCCGATCTCAAAGCAAAGGTGTCCCAGCTTGACAGCCAGCGAAGGCTcttggaggaagaggagcacaAACACAGCAAGAGCTTGAGCGAGTTACAAGGACGGTATGAGGAGGAGATTCGAAATGTGATAGAGCAACTAAACAGGACAGAGGATGCTCTGAAGGCCGAGAGGACGGAGAGCCTCAACCAGCTGGATGCCATTGTCCGTGACAAGCAGAACATGGAGCAGTATCACCTGGAGCAGATGCAGATGCTGGAGGACAAGTTCCAGGCCAAGATCAAGGAGCTGCAGGTCATCCACGGCGAGGAGCTGCAGGCGCTGCAGGAGCACTACAGCCAGAACCTGCAGCGCCTGCAGGAGACCCTGGATGAGTACCAGAGGCAGCACCCGGAGGCATCGCCCACGGCGGGCCCAGGTGGTGGGGACCCCTGGGTGGCCGGTGAGGCGGGGGGCACTGGGCAGGGCCCCGACAGTGAGCTGGACTCCATGCACGGCCTGAGGGAACGCATCCAGGAGCTGGAGGCCCAGATGAATGTCATGAGGGATGAGCTGGAGAACAAACATCTGGAGGGGAACGCTTCCACCTTGAGGGAAAAGTACCAGAAGGACTTTGAAAACTTAAAG GCAACATGTGAAAGGGGCTTTGCAGCCATGGAGGAGACACACCAGAAGAAGATTGAGGACCTGCAGCGGCAGCACCAGCGGGAGCTGGAGAAGCTGCGGGAGGAGAAAGACCGTCTGTTGGCAGAAGAAACGGCTGCCACTATTTCAG CCATCGAAGCCATGAAGAACGCACACCGGGAGGAGCTGGAGCGAGAGCTGGAGAAGTCTCAGCGCTCCCAGATCAGCAGCGTCAACGCCGACATCGAGGCCCTCCGAAGGCAATACCT GGAGGAGCTGCAGTCGGTGCAGCGGGAGCTGGAGGTGCTTTCGGAGCAGTATTCGCAGAAGTGTCTGGAGAACGCCCACCTGGCGCAGGCGCTGGAGGCTGAGAGGCAGGCCCTCCGCCAGTGCCAGCGGGAGAACCAGGAGCTCAACGCCCACAACCAG gaGCTGAATAACCGCCTGGCTGCGGAGATCACGCGATTGCGGACCCTGCTGACCGGGGAGGGCGGGGGAGAGGCTGCTGGATCGCCTCTCACGCAGGGCAAGGACGCCTACGAGCTGGAG GTCCTGCTGCGGGTCAAAGAATCCGAAATCCAGTACCTGAAGCAGGAGATCAGCTCCCTCAAAGACGAGCTGCAGACGGCACTGAGG GATAAGAAATACGCCAGTGACAAGTACAAGGACATCTACACGGAGCTGAGCATCGTGAAGGCCAAGGCAGACTGTGATATCAGCAGGTTGAAagagcagctgaaagcagccaCAGAAGCTCAGGGAGAGAAATCCCCTGTGAACACCACTGTATCAGGATATG ATATTATGAAATCAAAAAGCAACCCTGATTTCTTGAAGAAAGACAGATCCAGTGTTAGCCGGCAACTAAGGAATATCAGGTCAAAG